A region of Solanum dulcamara chromosome 7, daSolDulc1.2, whole genome shotgun sequence DNA encodes the following proteins:
- the LOC129895212 gene encoding uncharacterized protein LOC129895212, whose translation MATSFSCFCSAPLQSSVNRVNPDLTRQKPISGSSWWTPLFGWSSEPDYIVDSGSSSSIKTGQPREVSGLKSDPETGRCRSKFQPGCFTEDKAKELRRKTMESSNFHDIMYHSAIASRLASDVSDR comes from the coding sequence ATGGCGACttcattttcttgtttttgttctGCTCCACTTCAATCATCTGTTAATCGGGTAAACCCCGACTTGACCCGTCAAAAACCAATTTCGGGGTCATCCTGGTGGACCCCACTCTTTGGCTGGTCCTCTGAACCGGACTATATCGTTGATTCCGGTTCTAGTAGTAGTATCAAAACCGGGCAGCCCAGGGAGGTTTCGGGTCTAAAATCGGATCCAGAAACGGGTCGTTGCAGATCCAAGTTCCAGCCTGGATGTTTCACGGAAGACAAAGCgaaagagctaaggagaaagaCGATGGAGAGCTCTAATTTTCATGATATCATGTACCATTCTGCAATCGCATCTCGTCTTGCGTCGGATGTTTCCGATCGGTGA
- the LOC129895605 gene encoding RING-H2 finger protein ATL46-like codes for MSRISPILLWAIVISAIVFFVFGLLHLMIRCCLKMPCFSSISQSNRFPESSGSQVIQRQLQQLFRQHDSGLDQAIIDTLPVFLYKDIKGLKEPFDCAVCLCEFSEHDKLRLLPFCSHAFHIHCIDTWLLSNSTCPLCRGIITSGISHGNPGYGFNSIESREPWSFHLEDGIANDENPDNVGEMRVFSVRLGKFKSLNEESENHEDKSIQGEISSCNLDARRCFSMGSFQYVVGDSELQIALPNVKILKAKCENTIFEANAEGKKISARTKGESFSVSKIWLWSKKGKFSVSSETNIGGPSLNIDIPMTNRTQFV; via the coding sequence ATGAGCAGAATCAGTCCAATTCTCCTGTGGGCAATTGTAATTAGTGCTATTGTATTCTTTGTGTTTGGACTTCTTCATCTTATGATTAGGTGTTGTTTAAAGATGCCTTGTTtttcctcaatttctcaatcTAATAGATTCCCTGAATCATCTGGTTCCCAAGTTATCCAAAGGCAACTTCAACAGCTATTTCGACAGCATGATTCTGGTTTAGACCAAGCAATCATTGATACTCTTCCTGTGTTTCTCTATAAGGACATTAAAGGCTTAAAGGAGCCATTTGATTGTGCTGTTTGTTTATGTGAATTTTCAGAACATGACAAGCTCAGATTGCTCCCTTTTTGTAGCCATGCTTTTCATATTCATTGTATAGACACATGGCTTCTGTCAAACTCAACTTGTCCTCTATGTAGAGGAATTATTACTTCCGGGATTTCCCATGGAAATCCCGGATATGGGTTTAACTCTATTGAGTCAAGAGAACCATGGAGTTTCCATTTGGAAGATGGAATCGCAAACGATGAAAATCCGGACAATGTTGGAGAAATGAGAGTTTTTTCGGTTAGATTAGGTAAATTCAAGAGTCTAAATGAAGAGAGCGAAAATCACGAAGACAAAAGTATTCAAGGAGAAATTAGTAGCTGTAATTTAGATGCAAGAAGATGTTTCTCAATGGGTTCATTTCAATATGTGGTTGGTGATTCAGAGTTGCAAATTGCTTTGCCTAATGTAAAGATTCTTAAAGCTAAGTGTGAGAACACTATTTTTGAGGCTAATGCAGAAGGAAAAAAGATTAGTGCTAGGACTAAAGGAGAGAGCTTTTCTGTTTCAAAGATTTGGCTTTGGTCCAAAAAAGGCAAATTCTCAGTTTCTTCAGAAACAAATATTGGTGGACCTTCTCTTAATATTGATATACCAATGACCAACAGAACACAATTTGTGTAA
- the LOC129896709 gene encoding probable cyclic nucleotide-gated ion channel 16, giving the protein MILRFLLQSSTYSNLHGHHSSVVGFLCLFRGPKMNSLYNNLHRYKNSLIYDQQKPFWKQIHDPNGEFVSRWNHIFLFTSFVGLFVDPLFLLLPIIVDTCTSTDNVLGYAIIIFRLMVDCFAFFQIYLKFRTAYVSKETRVFGKGDLVMDERLIAMRYLKTDFIIDLAAALPLPQIVIWFIMPLNGSSPTHANHSISLIIMVQYLPRLCVIFPLNSKIIRNTGVVAKTAWSGAAYNLLLYLLASHVLGAIWYLMSIERHFSCWKDECAKKQKGSPDCYKDYLDCSSLSKPGRQEWSETTEVFKNCDATGDITFEFGMFSDANTERVTSASFFDRYFYCLWWGLKSLSSYAQSITTSINIVETLLSSLICLLGLVFFALLIGNMQSYLQSMTARLEQWRVKRRDTEEWMRHRQLPEDLQERVRRFVQYKWLATRGVEEEEILLSLPLDLRRQIQRHLCLALVRRVPFFSQMDDQLLDAICECLVSSLNTKDTFIVREGDPVNEMLFIIRGQLESSTTNGGRSGFFNSIMLNPGDFCGEELLTWALVPNPNLNLPSSTRTVKCLTEVEAFALRAEKLKFVANQFRRLHSKKLQHAFRYYSHQWRTWGACYIQAAWRRHRRKILAEELSREESLYYRGGMDQDDDYGDEYPEAGGNSPDQATESSVNHLGATILASRFAANTRRGKVARVDPSESSLRMPKLFKPDEPDFSDDP; this is encoded by the exons ATGATTCTCCGTTTCCTTCTCCAATCATCAACATACTCAAATCTCCATGGCCATCATTCTTCTGTCGTAGGGTTTCTGTGTTTGTTCCGGGGACCAAAGATGAACTCTCTCTATAACAATCTCCATCGCTACAAGAATTCGTTGATTTACGACCAGCAAAAGCCCTTTTGGAAGCAGATTCATGATCCAAATGGAGAATTCGTTTCCAGATGGAACCACATTTTCCTCTTCACTTCCTTTGTCGGTCTCTTTGTGGATCCTCTGTTTTTGTTGCTTCCTATTATTGTCGATACCTGCACCAGCACCGATAATGTATTGGGATACGCCATAATAATCTTTCGCCTAATGGTTGATTGCTTCGCCTTCTTTCAGATCTATTTGAAGTTCCGTACAGCTTATGTTTCCAAGGAAACAAGGGTTTTTGGCAAGGGTGATCTGGTGATGGATGAACGCTTGATTGCTATGCGTTACTTAAAAACCGACTTTATCATTGATCTTGCTGCTGCCCTCCCACTCCCACAA ATTGTTATTTGGTTTATAATGCCATTGAATGGTTCATCACCCACTCATGCTAATCATTCCATCTCTTTGATCATCATGGTTCAGTATTTGCCGAGATTGTGTGTCATTTTCCCCTTAAATTCAAAGATTATTAGGAATACAGGTGTTGTGGCAAAGACAGCTTGGTCTGGTGCCGCATACAATCTTCTCTTATATTTGCTAGCAAGTCAT GTTTTAGGAGCTATATGGTATCTGATGTCTATTGAGAGGCACTTTTCATGCTGGAAGGATGAATGTGCAAAGAAGCAGAAGGGTTCTCCAGATTGTTATAAAGATTACCTTGATTGCTCATCACTTAGTAAACCTGGGCGTCAGGAGTGGTCGGAAACCACTGAGGTATTCAAGAATTGCGATGCTACTGGTGATATAACATTTGAATTTGGAATGTTTAGTGATGCAAATACTGAACGAGTTACATCTGCTAGCTTCTTTGACCGATATTTTTACTGTCTATGGTGGGGTTTAAAGAGCCTAAG TTCATATGCACAAAGTATTACTACAAGCATTAACATTGTCGAGACGCTCCTTTCTAGTCTTATTTGTCTTCTGGGTTTGGTCTTCTTTGCACTGCTGATAGGCAACATGCAG AGCTATCTACAATCCATGACAGCAAGACTTGAACAATGGAGAGTTAAAAGAAGGGACACTGAAGAGTGGATGAGGCACCGTCAGCTACCTGAAGATCTGCAGGAACGTGTTCGTCGATTTGTTCAATATAAATGGTTAGCTACAAGAGGTGTAGAGGAGGAAGAAATTTTGCTTTCCTTACCCTTGGATTTAAGGCGTCAGATTCAAAGGCACCTCTGCCTGGCACTTGTTCGTCGC GTCCCTTTCTTCTCCCAGATGGATGATCAGCTCTTGGATGCAATATGCGAATGCCTTGTTTCATCATTGAACACAAAAGACACGTTTATTGTTCGGGAAGGAGATCCAGTAAATGAGATGCTTTTCATAATTAGAGGTCAACTTGAGAGTTCAACAACTAATGGAGGAAGGTCAGGGTTCTTCAACTCCATTATGCTAAATCCCGGTGATTTTTGTGGTGAAGAATTGCTAACATGGGCCTTAGTGCCCAACCCAAATCTTAATCTTCCATCTTCAACTCGAACAGTGAAGTGCCTTACAGAAGTTGAAGCATTTGCACTTAGAGCTGAGAAGCTCAAGTTTGTTGCAAACCAGTTCAGACGCCTCCATAGTAAGAAACTACAACATGCATTCCGGTACTACTCACACCAATGGAGGACATGGGGAGCTTGCTACATACAAGCTGCATGGAGACGCCATAGGAGGAAAATATTAGCGGAAGAATTGTCAAGAGAAGAGAGCTTGTACTACAGGGGAGGTATGGACCAAGATGATGATTATGGTGACGAATATCCAGAAGCTGGTGGCAATTCTCCGGATCAGGCAACAGAAAGCAGTGTTAATCATCTTGGAGCTACAATATTGGCATCAAGATTTGCTGCTAATACCAGAAGAGGCAAGGTGGCACGAGTGGACCCTAGTGAATCCAGCTTACGTATGCCTAAGCTTTTTAAGCCTGACGAGCCTGATTTTTCTGATGATCCTTAG